GTTCTTATTGCACACCAATTACCGTATTTTTGCTAAAGTGGACATTCAGATCGAGAATATCGACCGTATTCCCCGTGATGAGAACGTGATTTTTGCCATGAATCACACAGATCGCTTCAATTACTGGCCTTTCCAGTATAAGCTTAGGAGCATGAAGTGTTTTTCATACTGCACGGTCTGGGTGAAGGGCAAGTATTACCGGAACACCCTGCTTGCAAAAGGCCTTGACCTGTGTAATCTCATCCCCGTTCCCTCGATGGGGTATTTAATCGAGGAATTTTACAGGAAGAAATTCAAAGATCGACTCGATAAAAGCGTCTACAGGGCAATGAAAGATATCATTGACGGCAAGTATGACAGTATCGAATCCTATCCCAAAAGG
This is a stretch of genomic DNA from Deltaproteobacteria bacterium. It encodes these proteins:
- a CDS encoding 1-acyl-sn-glycerol-3-phosphate acyltransferase, coding for MVDLDYLKKIKLVSKPMGQEIVARFLLHTNYRIFAKVDIQIENIDRIPRDENVIFAMNHTDRFNYWPFQYKLRSMKCFSYCTVWVKGKYYRNTLLAKGLDLCNLIPVPSMGYLIEEFYRKKFKDRLDKSVYRAMKDIIDGKYDSIESYPKRASEALTSLGDHFVEFIRDYYDLVMEQVAELSRVALFEKGLNLIIFPEGTRGTQLGEGKTGIAQLALNTGKRIFPVGCNNSDQLYTGSLPFAKSGRIIYRVGEP